One Triticum dicoccoides isolate Atlit2015 ecotype Zavitan chromosome 4B, WEW_v2.0, whole genome shotgun sequence genomic window carries:
- the LOC119293657 gene encoding E3 ubiquitin-protein ligase AIRP2-like, whose product MQLEHGMSDSDDRRQRAACAERYRRRDEPEDSKRPVSEMDAEIEEECGICMELNSRVMLRNCIHDMCIKCYHQCQCLQCGRQRVHRGFGVVFEKDKTRASNGSFSAPLLLFFLTISCLPAVTCNGYLSPPS is encoded by the exons ATGCAACTGGAGCACGGGATGAGCGACTCCGACGACCGGAGGCAGAGGGCGGCGTGCGCGGAGAGGTACAGGAGGAGAGACGAGCCAGAGGACAGCAAGAGGCCCGTCTCCGAGATGGACGCCGAGATAGAGGAGGAGTGCGGGATCTGCATGGAGCTCAACAGCAGGGTCATGCTGCGCAACTGCATCCACGACATGTGCATCAAGTGCTATCATCAATG TCAATGCCTCCAATGTGGTCGACAGCGAGTGCATCGGGGATTCGGGGTCGTCTTCGAGAAGGATAAGACCAGGGCCTCCAATGGATCATTCAGTGCTccacttctcctcttcttcctaacCATTTCCTGTCTTCCTGCCGTCACATGCAATGGCTACTTGTCACCTCCTTCTTAA